The Rhododendron vialii isolate Sample 1 chromosome 3a, ASM3025357v1 nucleotide sequence aaaaaaaaaaagaagtaagcAAAAGTCGAACTTCAAATTAAAAGTTTTATGAAGCCCCCTATTTCTTCAAATACAACAAAATGGCCCTCAAGTTGTGTATATTTGGGCTTTAAGAAACTCCTACAGATCACCCAGTGAAGTCCGGGCCAGACTCAGATCAGCCTCCAGGCCTTGAACCAGAGCTGAGTACATACATGGAACAAAgttcttaggccatccacagtggtataatcaaaagccaattgtttttaaagttaacaatattgatgcaaaagatggctcacaatggtataatcaaacttagcaacatccttagaaataatcaaattttaggttttggataatcaaaactagcaatctttttcaataatcaaaatttgtggacttcacaccacataagttaactagttccaaaatttgtatacatgcgtatttcaattggtatttttttcttctcttcttcgcctactctatatcttcttctcttcacctacaaactatttctttttttccctcaaaaagtgaagctcatatctctcgatcatctacaattcaaccaatcattgccggattaaggtatttcactcttctttcccgtttctattttttttccccaaaaaaatttcataataggagggaaaaaATTCACTAATTTATCCCCAAAATTAAGAAAGGGAATCGATatgtttttgccaaaaaaaaatataaatggaGGAAAGTGAATGGTAAGAAACAGAGTGGAAGAGAGAGTGAAATCGTAGTGGACCCTTATTTTTGTTATGGACTAGAGGTAACCATTGTGAAgctcaatattgttaagcttagcaaccttttaagtgaataatcaaaagctgatgtgtcaacttttggttattcttttttgattataccactgtggatggccttaggcaAACACTGAGAGGTTGTTTAGTAAAGGTTTTTAGGGGGGGTTCTTCGAATAATAAGCGAAGAGATATAGATAGAGAGATGGAAGAAATAAGTGcggagaaaatttattgaaaaccgtcCGAAGAGAGATGGAAGAAATAAGTGcggagaaaatttattgaaaaccgtgcCGCGGAAGAGGGAGTGGATTTGGGAGGCCAAAATTGAACAAAGCCTCAGTGTtatagcagtttttttttttttttttatcagacaGTGTTATAGCAGTTTGCTGTAGTCATATACATGTGTTTACAAGTATAGTATACGTACACTCTATTCATACAGCTATTAATATTCTTTAAAGGTATTCATGTACTTCCACACACAAGCATACATGTATGTCTAGTCAGGGCCTAAGGAGTATATACGGAATACTGTTTgttgccacaccaaaatgcaaCTGCTTGAACATTTCAGCACACACTTGCTCCGGCAATAACAACAGCCGGTGCACACTGCACAGTGTAAAACGTTCGTTTCGCTATGCTTTAGATTGAAGGATGAACATGTAACCTTAGAACGTGCACGCAATAATTTGAAATCTACACACTCAAACCAGCAAGAGGAGTGTTTAACTTTTGTAAGATGAAAAGCTAATGAACCTCGCTGGGGAAATATGAATCACGAGTCACTTGCCACGTTTAATCAAAgtgacaaaaatgaaaatatgcCACTTGAAATTACCTGTAATTCAACCAGGCAACAAGGGGAAAGGAAATAGTAAAATCCCATATTTAACAGCATTGCAGCAATAAAATGTGAGTTTCAAGTTTTTCTGTTTTAACGAAAAGACATACAGTAATTAAATTGCGTAGAAAAATAAAGGAAGCTATCTATATTCCCAGTTCATGTGTCTAGGAAGAATTTACAAATATCTTGTCACATTTATCATGAGAGAGATGCCGGGGGCCATAGTCAAATTAAGTTTGATGCGGCTGTGAATCTCAGCTTAGTCACATGCTCTTCTACACCATTATCAAACGAGAACTCACTTCCTTATTCTGACCTAGCTCAATATGATCCAGTCCTACTAGTCCAGAAAAATTGGAGATATCATTTGCATAAATCACCATCAATATAGTTACTACGACCAATTACAAGAATAATCTAATATGCATTACCTCTGGAAAAACGTCACGATGTGGAGGAGGGTTGTTGTACGTTGATAATCTACATAGAATTAAGCAACAAGCCTAGAAAATCTTCGATTCGATAATTTTCTACTCATGTAATTCTCTCTAATGAGGTGCATACATAGTTTTACTATCATTCGGCTTGGTGTGTAATGTGAACATAAAAGCTTAGCCATCTGGGTAAAGCATCAACTAAACCACATTCATTCACCTTATTTCAGTAGGGCTGCAATGGTACATCACTAAGGAGTGGACAAGAGGAAGCCCCAAGCGAAGGGTTCAAATAATAACAGGTAAAATTACTACAACCCGTACGTAACATCCATAAATATCACAATTCTATTCCACATGGATATTACAAACGCGTAACCTATGGTACCTTACAACTTGTAGCCGTGGATAAGAACATCACTTTCATATTGCAGAGTAGCTATAGTCATCTTCGACTGGACCTTGAGAGAGAGCTGTCAATAGCACAAAAGTTCCATACAATACAGTGATAATGGCAGTGAAGTTGACTAGAAAAGCCTCAGAGCCATATTTAGCGAGGCCAGAGTTCTCAAGGAATGTCAGCTTCTCGAGGAACCCCAACGTGGCAGTGGCAACAGCCAAGATGTAGACGAATATTCCAAACAGCACATGCCATGGAAGTGATTCTCTTCTAATTGCAGCCGTTCCCCCAGGGTAGAAGAAAGCAACAAATCCATAAAGCCACTGAAAATTTATTCACACTATTAGCCAAAATTTCAGCAAAATGGGAAAAATCATTGGAAAAATAACTGAACAAATACGGTGTGAATTTATAGGCTTACAATATAGGACTTGGACATAAAGCTAACCGAATAGCAAAATTGGCAACCTCGTAGCTTGTGGATGACATTGTGATATCTactctaatatataaagggagagcacccttTTGGTGTCTCTCCTTTTGTGtcatgtattttctttttccataaaTACCCTcctaagagaaaaaaaacgtaATACAATTATGAGGATATATTAGACattttaacacaaaaaaaaccACCTAAAAACAGTCTTCCATACCCACATCACCAACTGCCCACGTTTGGATACATCCCTTTTCCCTTCAACTGCTCCGGCCCTTCACACCCAGACCCACGCTCAGACCCACACCCAGCAAGTCATTCAATTCCTTGCCATGGCCAACAGCCTCATGCTCCTCTCTCGAGTCAGGCGTACGTGTTCGCTTGCAAGATGTGCAACCGGAAGTTCCCGTCCTTCCAAGCACTCGACAACGGACGGAGACTTCCTCCATGTTCAGGCGCCGGAAAAGCCAAAGACGCACGAGTGCTCTATTTGCAGGCTGGAGTTCACGATAGGGCAGGCGCTTGGGCACCGTCCCAGCACGAGTGCTCTATTTGCGGGCTGGAGTTCGCGATAGGGCAGGCGCTTGGGCACCGTCCCACCACCGACGGAAAGGCAGAGGACCGGCCCAGTTTGGAGCATTCGGTTGGCagcgagaagagagagaggttatTGGATTTGAGTTTGACGCTGGCGCCAATGTTTAGTGTTCTTAACTTGGGGTAAATTTTTGTGCACTATACTACTCCCTACTTTTGATTGGGCCCCATTAATTCAGACTAGAGgtcggggcacacgcgatgcgtgtgcaagttggattttcaaaatatttttgtaaaaatacttcccacttattgtttgatcaaattttcacaaatgttcTAAAAATCTGACTTGCACATGCATCGCGTGTGTCCCGGCCTCTAGTGTAAGTATAAGGTACAGAATATGATATCATTCTTCCCATAGCAAGAGTAATCGTATTCTTAACACTGGGATATACGAGAACCTTGCTTCTAATCTTGGCAAGACCTTGTGTTACAAAATCATGCTTGTTGAAATACTACACAACTAAAACACACAAATCTACAATAGTTTGTCAAAAATGACAAAAGTTTACCAGACTAACATGAAAGTATACATTGGAATATGGATGCTGTACAAGAATGATAAGAGAACCCGCATTATTAATGTAAGCAAGAATCTTTCCACATTGGACCTATCTATCAGGACTGAAATTGTTTAAGAACTAGTTAAGAGCATTTATATTGATTGACGGGAAATCCAGGATCCGATTGTAGTTACCTGAATGCCATAGAGGGAAATAACTCCAATTCCAAGCCAGGAGTGTAAACTGTACAGATTGGCAATACTGCTCTCATTGTGATACTTAAATGCCGCATAAACACCGATTATACCGAGTATCAGTGCTATAGCATGCAGAACTAggtgaattatttttttctcttcttttttgaaaggaaGAGCTTTGTAACTAATAATGGCTGCATAAGAAGAAATACAGATAAATATTACTCCGTGTGTGAAAATAAAAGTTCAGCAATAGCCGCACAACAataacaaataaagaaaacccAATGATTACCTTCACCTCCAATGATAATCAAACCAATCAACATCAGAACAGGATGAAGCTGTTTTGGGAGGGAAAAAAAGCGAGACATAAGATTCACAACTAACATGGGCAAAACATGATTAAAACCGCACAGTACTTGGGGCAAAACAGACCACTTCAGACATACTATtattcaaacttcaaagaaCCCAAAGAAACTGACAAAATAGCTATGACATAAAACCAGCCACATCGGATGTAAGCCCTTCAATACAAATCCATCTACCTTTGTTAAATGCAAAATTCAAGGACAGTTTATCGATTAGATCACAGCCTACCCCATACTTCGTGATCCGTTAGGACCATTACCAACCTTCAAGCCATCTGAAGCTACCTAGTCCACAGAGGATTCCACGGAGGATTCAGGGCTGCTCAAGAACCAGTTGGATGCGAACCAAGTCcaatttgttttcttaaattacTGAGAATGTTGCACACTTATGTTAAATGCCTCTTCACATATATATTAACCAATTGAAAGGATGATCTCCTTCGGGGAGATTTGAGGATTTGCAGCATACTATTAGTCATCGAATATGGCTAGAACCAAGAAACACTTTTAGGTTAACCGCAGCTCATCATTTCAGtagtgttatttttttaatgtaggTTTCTCATGATGGAACTAGAGGTCCCAATGATAAAACAGGTTTATTGGGAGGGTAACCAATGCGTGGATATGCTAGCCAACATAGCAAGGAATGAGAAATATGAAGACTTTGTCGTTTTTGGAATGCTCCTCCTAGTATTGAAGTCCTATAGACTAAGGTTTCTGGTAATTTCTTAACCCCAGACTTCCGTTCAAGAGCTAATTTATAGTGTAATGCATCATATTTTTTAtccacaaaaacaaaataaagacaaaaatcaaTGTTGTTGATTTTTACCACAAAAAGTAGCACTTGGTAAAGTTGTTGACTTCTTGTCAATACAATTTGTTGTTATTATCTTAATACTCCAAAATAGGACAAAAAGGTGGAAAATCAAGATTCTGATCactttaaaattgaaaattcagaaaacgtacaccaagcaacagcACTGGAGCACTAAGGTATTGCTTTCAAGAACGTGGGGCTATTTGTATTTGTGTGTAACCAAACAAAACTCTCGTAGCAAAGTGACAAACCTAGCAGGGCTGCCAACCCATCTACTTAAGTGGTCAAGACCGAACGCAGCCACCACGTGATTCATCAATTAAGAGTGGTCCAAAATGTATAAGATAAGAAGCCAACCCCCAAGGTGTGTGAGGTGGAGAttttaagtccttggctcatatTCCGcaagggggaaaaaatgaagaagagtAGGTGCCTGAGTTGCTCCCAAATGTGGGTTTTTGCCAACAAGAGAGATAACAAGAAGGGAAaggatttacccaaaaaaaaaaaaaaacaagaagggaAGGTAGGGTATGTATTCATGAGGTGATGTTGGTGCAAATACAGTTTTAGGACTTCTTTTCATCCATAAACTCTCTATTTTGTTTGTCCTTGCTAGTGTGGCATTACAAAACTACCCTCCACATaataaggagaaaaatgagatgcATGAAAGAAGAGTGAAGAGTGTTGaagatcaagaaaagaaagaagagtgttaaaatcaattcCTAATATAAAATAAGAAGTGAGAATCAGATTAACAGCCCCGGAAAGCCTCCTACACCAACCAACCCACTCACCCACCATTGGCACCAACGattaaaaaacccaaaaaaaacaaaaaaaactctctcgagaaaaataattgaaagCACAAAAACCTATGTCGAGCAACCTTGGAAAGCATCTTACTGCATGATGAAGTCAACCATccaagttgaaaatgaaaaacaaacacaCTCATATGACAGATAGGATAAATATTCGACTTCTGATATTGGAAAAGAAATGGTCACCTTCAAAAGGCAATGCCCAAAGACCTATATAGTTTTATGGGGCAATTAGTCTGGACGGCTCTACCTCTACCATACGGTGCTTGAATCCCTTGAGTTCCAAAAATGCagcaaaattttgtattttttttgtttttgtaatattGTCGGCACTGAAACCATTCgtacaaaagaaaaactaaatgaaAATCGACTAAAATTTGTGAGTACGCATAGACAtaatccaaaccaaaccgaatcgCAAGTCCCAAATCAATTGGCATAAGTAGATGTTGTTGGTCAACAAAGTAAAATCAGACCCTATAAATTTTCAACTGGAATTAACACTTTTTACTTTATACACAGAGGTCCCTGTAAATAAATTTTGTATACGTTTTTGTCCCCGCTGAGCGAAAACCACCCTCAATCAGAAAATAGCAGCAACATAAATAACAGTCTCAACGAAAAAgcagaaacagaaaaaaaaaataataataatcgaGGGATACGAATTTTGCAAAATAAGGAAGAAAGGAGGATGAAATTGAAGGACGAGGAGGTATAGTGGTGGGCGAGAAGAGAACACAATACAATACGTACATTGAAGATGAGGCTTTTGTCGGTGGATTCCCAGGCCAAGCCGCCTCTGAAGTAGATGTTCCAAACCAACACCAGAACCGCGCCCGCTATCGCCAGCGCGTGCACCACGAACGACAGCGGCAACGCCTTCACCGGAATAGCTatcgccatctctctctctgctctgcTCTGGTCTGCTCTTATCTAAGCTGTTCGGTCGGGCGGGGGTTGGGGGATGCAGAGGAATATGGTGCTGCACGAGGAAGGCGACGACTCGATCCGTACCTATAAATTGGAcgcttttatttttcaatacaaGTCGCCTTGGTTCCGTCTGCACCTGTGATTCGTGTGGGAGGATACGGACCGTTGGATTGAGATTAAACTCCATCTTGTTTGGAATGATTGCCACGTGGCATATGATAATAGGGCTGCGTGTTGTGCGATTCGTGTCAAAATTTCCGCCCATGGCTTTATCTGTAGTGTATTCCCCTTCAATGGTCAGGACATCAGCTAAAAATTACTCCTAGACCTCGCGCCTCATCGAATCTGTAATAggagtaatttgttttttttttttttttcttgtagtgagtagTTGGGAACTTGGGATGTTTAGGTGGAGTTGTACCAACATAAACAAAAAGTGAGTTTTGtcgttattcaattttttcgcgtttattaattttacgttaattttattttttaaattattaattattctcgacgaaagaaattgaaaaatccaaaaaaaaatgcttttacccaaaaatttaggaaaatatccaattttaagCTAGAAAGTGTCACTTTTTGAGCTTAAAAGCAAAGTTCTCAATACCGTACCGGTcagcgtaccgttttcactaTTGAAATAGTACGTACCGATACCGGGCTGTATCCCGGTACCGTTCtggatttaccgcaattaatacggagtattatatatatatttaatatatatctaccatgTTGCAtaattttaagtataaacataaacaaaatgtaaagagagagagagagagagagagagagagagagagagaaggtcaTTTTGTACCGGCCGGAACACCGGAAAATGTCCGAAACAGACCGGTATCGTCCGGTACATCCGGTATTGGCTGAAATAGGCCGGTATTTCAACCAGAACGGATCTTGATTTTTTGTGTTCCGTTTAAGTaccggtacggtacgtaccggccggtacgaaACGGATTTCATAACTCTGCTTAAAAGTGGatattttcataaatatttgggtaaaagtaaaactattttactttttcgattcctctggtcaggacgaatcaataatcagcaaaagtttggcgcaaaactaacgaacgcaatttttttttaatgaggacaaaacttccaaaaaaatcctaaaagttAATTGGAACTCAACCTAatatacctcccaaatccgaaAATAATTGATTGTAGAATTATTACCATTGAAATAGTGACACCATGTACCTCCAAAAATATCTAAAGATCTAATTCAATTTATGCACTCACACCTTCTTTTATTCAAAATCCATTACATCACTTACTTCTTTTATTCGAAAATCCATTAGTTTTACTAATGCAGAAGAAGATTACTTGCTCCTGGAGCACTGTAACGTGGTGTTCCAAGGGTCTCTCTTCTTCACCATATATCAGTATAGATTCTATCACTATGTGTGGCTCTCACACAAATGCCTGATAGAAAAGACCGTAAAACGATACATGGTGGTGCTCCAACaacactgaataatcactccaCTAAGGCACCACCAATCATATCAACCTAAAATAACAAGTACTCCAAATATGAATACAGAAAGAAGAGTACAGAATTATGGAGTACTTTGCTTTCgattttctcttgtttgtttatttgtaaATGGCAGATTTCTTCCTGGGGTCATATACAATGTTGTTGgggtatatatattataaataaAATCATTGATAACACATTGCAGTTAATATACAATCCTGGCCCAGACCCGCTgccggaggaggaggaggaggtatTAAATAACATCAGAGACTCAGAGTGAACGAAAGAGTGAAGCAATGCCCATGGGAGCGCATTGTTTGGGCTAAGTAAAAGTTGCTGATCTCTTTTTCTTGTATTCTCTTCCTTGGAAAAGACACCTCATGCATCATCTGCTGTCTCGCATCCATCGAGATGAGAGTGTTGCGTCTGACTTATCTTCCCTAAGGTCTACCGTATTGAAAGGTCATTTCTCGAATCCGAATAATAAAACGAATCATTTTCATTCATTCAGTGTCTACGGTGAGGCGCGACCCACAACAAACGAAAGGGGAATGTTTGTTGTAGCCCTATTTTAGTAGATTAGACTTGGTAAGCTGACTTTCTCATTAGATTTAGTAGAAGCGGGCTATTCAACGAGAATCAGAGAAAGAGAAGACATTCAAGTGCAATTGCAACTTTGGTCTATTTCGATTGTCACTAAGATCAAAAGTGAGAAAGGAGCTAATAGTAGGTGGGTGAGGTTGCATCGGGGAAGTGGTCTAGCATTTTCTCACCCATCCAAAAGGAGAGTTCTGATTAGAAGTGATTAAGCGGAAAAGACTTGTTGCTGAAATAGCAATTCATTTCATCTAAGATTCTATTTATGTGTTGGCGAGATTGAGCGAGTAATtcaatccaaatatttttgattCCCAACATACGTGTCGTTTGAGAATTCTCGTTTCTGGCAAAGTCAAGTTTGACTACAATCATCATCTTTCTTGACAAAGACAAAAATTGTGGACaataattaaaggagaaaacgaaaaagaaaaaaggcaaaGAAGCAGATGGAAGAAGCTCCCCACATGATGTATGCAGTGACGTTGCTGTCACATTTCGGAGACTAATGACAGATTTGATAGGGAAAATGAACAATACGTAGTAAAATTAACGTTATTACTCGACGACGACAAGGACGACGGCCCTTCTGCCCATCATGGTGGCTAGGTTCAATGTCCACGTTAAAGTCCCTTAAGAGGGATAACCCATCGGTTCACCAGAAATGAGAATAAAATTGGCCCAAAGAAGTACTAGTATAATCAGAGGACCAATAAAATTGCAGTTCCACCATTTCATGTACAAAAATGTATACTGAGGGCCCATTTTCGCTAACCATTATAAaccacaattttttggtttttaatttttttcgcgtttattaattttgcgctaaacttttatgtattattggttcgtcgcaacgagaaaaattgaaaaagtacaaaattgtgacttttacacaaatgtttttgaaaatatccaagaaaaaactAGTAACTTTTTGGGCTTCTCAATGGGAGCGAGAAAGGAGCGCGCTCCTTACTCAGGATCGCCGATTTGAGCTCTCATCTCGGGAGCCATCTCGGGAGCACGCACACATTGGAAGCTCCCTGCAACCAAGTTCTTGACTTTACTACAATTCTAATACCAATTGGCTTCAATCTTACCAAACCCAACTTATACCAGCACACAAAAGCTTTACTAAGACCTTGGCAATAACTCAAAGAATCAGTGGTCAATCAAGAAACCTACATCTTCTCCAGTAAGAAAGAGGATAAACGTAAAGCCCCTCTCAccaaatggagaaatttttgggaaaCTCAATAAGTTCCTTTAACTGAACTTGAACCATTCCTGTCCGTTAACTATCGGTTATCTTTGCAGGATTGTTGCAGTTTCAGAGGCAGCAAAACATTCAACAGTCTATGCCACTTGAGACTTGAAACTAAGGAGCTTGGAAAAACAAGTAACCATAAAAGAGATGGAAACAGAAATCTCAATTTTGCTGGAGGTCCTACATTATGGACCTCTTTCAATTCTCACATTACTAGTACAGGTAAGACATTTTCCAGAAAAAGAAAGTAAGTTTTCAGGAACACAGGGCCTCTTTCACCAACTAGGTCATTTTGAACAACTGAGAGTTTGTAACAGAAATGTTTCTCGGCTGTTTGACATTGGCAGCACATTCCTTCTATTAATAAGCTCAAAGATTAGCAGCACGTTAGTCAAGAAAGGGATACTTTTTAAGAATATGCGAAGACTGTCAATTGCTCTAATGAACAAGTACAAAAATTTCACGTATAGAAGAGATGCATGGTGAACACTTGAAGCCCCAAATTCTATTGGAATTACCACGATAGATGTTTGCTAACCCAGGCAATTGATCAGTTCAACAGCACATGCTCATGTGGCAAACCGTGTCCTAAGAGTCTACAATACGAAAATCACGACTATCATGGCGAATTCCGACATTTTTGTGTAATATTGATGTATCGTGTATGGCTATAGGCCAATAGTGCTGCTGCAAACTTAATGAAATACAGGAAATATGGCTTCCGTTGGGAAGTATGCATTCAAGTTTGCAAAAAGGTCACTGTAGGTCAAACTATctaaaaatgacaattttgatTGAAACTAGGTTTCTTTACTCACTctggatgtaaattacttatgccAGTAACATGTAAATGGATTCGCATGTGGAAGAAATTCATGTAATAGACTGGCATAATATGTGATAGATGGAATTCACTTCAAGCATAGACACCAAGATAGAGATATGAGGTGCATGTTCCAAACTAAAACTGAGCTGGTGTTTATTATTCCATTTTCGGGTGTAGAAGTATGACTTTATCTACAACTAGTTTTTTTCCTCCTATAAACATTGAGAAGTCTCTTCTTTCTCCCAAATGAAAATTGCCTGTGACCCAAACCAGGGAGCAGATATCCAGATTGAGCTTACCAATAACCAAAGCGTATGTATGATGCACATGAAGGCTAGGTGCTCTCTCAGATTGGTAATCAATTGTTGAAGTTCCAGCACAAGCTGCATATAGAAACCACATTTAATTACGATCAGAGGTGATGAAGCCTCAATACAGTTGTAAATGATCCCAAATTTATACATGTAGTGCCGACACTTCCTGCTATGTCATGCTCAGTTGTAAAATCGTCTGTCCATGGTCTGAGCATCTTTATCGCTCCAGACCAGCTTACTCTGGCCTCCACCTCCACCCATTGAAAAGGATAGTATCTGCAGTTAATTAAGTGTTAGTTTCAATGGAATAATAATGCAATAACTTGATATACCAAATACTAGTTAACACACCCGTCTTGCTCTCTTGTCAAGTGGAGTCCATGATGGACCAAAAGATGCTGAAGTCTTCTCATTCTTGGATGAAGATGATGGTTGTGTAGGTCGCTTTTGCCTTTTCTGCTCAATGATTTTCCTGGTAGTGCTACCCCCTTGATACTTGTAAAAGTCAAGAATAGATGGACTTTTCCTCTTCGTAACCTTGGATACATTCCCAGAATATGCAAAACAAAGGGGCGACATGCCATGTGGAAGCGATTGCTGACGCGATCTACTCCTTTCCCTTATTCTGTTCAGAAACTCTATCGTCCAAGGTGATCCTTGATGTGGTTGAGCAGACTGAACG carries:
- the LOC131319580 gene encoding transmembrane ascorbate ferrireductase 1, yielding MAIAIPVKALPLSFVVHALAIAGAVLVLVWNIYFRGGLAWESTDKSLIFNLHPVLMLIGLIIIGGEAIISYKALPFKKEEKKIIHLVLHAIALILGIIGVYAAFKYHNESSIANLYSLHSWLGIGVISLYGIQWLYGFVAFFYPGGTAAIRRESLPWHVLFGIFVYILAVATATLGFLEKLTFLENSGLAKYGSEAFLVNFTAIITVLYGTFVLLTALSQGPVEDDYSYSAI